A part of Rhodamnia argentea isolate NSW1041297 chromosome 8, ASM2092103v1, whole genome shotgun sequence genomic DNA contains:
- the LOC115736624 gene encoding acyl-coenzyme A thioesterase 13 isoform X1: MEKAKQFLSVSDEASEVVARLAVPPRRAGDYPSFYENFSLRGLRVDRVEPGLVVCSFRVPPRLADRNGNLAQGAIANMVDEIGYAVIHVEGIPISVSVNMSISYLSTAKVNDELEITSKVLGQKGGYFATIILMRNKATGEIIAEGRHSLFNAHASKM, translated from the exons ATGGAGAAGGCGAAGCAATTCCTCAGCGTCAGCGACGAGGCGTCGGAGGTGGTGGCGCGCCTCGCCGTCCCTCCTCGCCGCGCCGGCGACTACCCCAGCTTCTACGAAAACTTCTCTCTGAGGGGCCTCCGAGTGGACCGAGTCGAACCGGGACTTGTCGTCTGCTCCTTCAGGGTCCCCCCTCGCCTCGCC GATAGGAATGGGAACTTGGCTCAAGGTGCGATCGCGAACATGGTCGATGAAATTGGATACGCAGTGATCCACGTCGAGGGGATTCCTATCAGTGTATCGGTTAACATGTCGATCTCGTACCTCTCCACGGCCAAGGTCAAT GATGAGCTAGAGATTACGTCAAAGGTTCTGGGACAAAAAGGCGGCTATTTTGCAACCATTATACTCATGAGGAACAAAGCAACCGGGGAGATAATTGCTGAAGGTCGTCACT
- the LOC115736624 gene encoding acyl-coenzyme A thioesterase 13 isoform X2: MEKAKQFLSVSDEASEVVARLAVPPRRAGDYPSFYENFSLRGLRVDRVEPGLVVCSFRDRNGNLAQGAIANMVDEIGYAVIHVEGIPISVSVNMSISYLSTAKVNDELEITSKVLGQKGGYFATIILMRNKATGEIIAEGRHSLFNAHASKM; encoded by the exons ATGGAGAAGGCGAAGCAATTCCTCAGCGTCAGCGACGAGGCGTCGGAGGTGGTGGCGCGCCTCGCCGTCCCTCCTCGCCGCGCCGGCGACTACCCCAGCTTCTACGAAAACTTCTCTCTGAGGGGCCTCCGAGTGGACCGAGTCGAACCGGGACTTGTCGTCTGCTCCTTCAGG GATAGGAATGGGAACTTGGCTCAAGGTGCGATCGCGAACATGGTCGATGAAATTGGATACGCAGTGATCCACGTCGAGGGGATTCCTATCAGTGTATCGGTTAACATGTCGATCTCGTACCTCTCCACGGCCAAGGTCAAT GATGAGCTAGAGATTACGTCAAAGGTTCTGGGACAAAAAGGCGGCTATTTTGCAACCATTATACTCATGAGGAACAAAGCAACCGGGGAGATAATTGCTGAAGGTCGTCACT